Proteins from a single region of Juglans microcarpa x Juglans regia isolate MS1-56 chromosome 5S, Jm3101_v1.0, whole genome shotgun sequence:
- the LOC121267207 gene encoding acetylserotonin O-methyltransferase-like, with the protein MDSSQVDIGITSRGLAVGATAFNGLNSLVDVGGGNRMTLQLLVKSYEWIRGINFDLPHVVFDAAEFPGIEHVGGHMFPSVPKADATFLMWVLHDWGDNECIQILKKCREAFPEDKGKVIIVEAVIDQEAKISDKLTDARLALDMRMMAQTTTGKERTLEELGLVLGKVGFCRCRSKSIRAMQSVIEAFP; encoded by the exons ATGGACTCATCCCAGGTGGATATAGGCATTACTTCACGTGGACTTGCTG TTGGAGCAACTGCCTTTAACGGGCTTAACAGTTTGGTGGACGTGGGTGGAGGCAACAGAATGACTTTGCAGTTGTTGGTTAAGTCGTATGAATGGATTCGAGGCATCAACTTTGATCTTCCCCATGTTGTCTTTGATGCGGCAGAGTTCCCCGGAATTGAACATGTCGGAGGTCACATGTTTCCAAGTGTTCCAAAGGCTGATGCTACTTTCCTAATG TGGGTTCTGCATGATTGGGGAGACAACGAATGCATCCAAATCCTGAAAAAATGTAGAGAAGCTTTTCCGGAGGACAAAGGGAAGGTGATAATCGTTGAGGCAGTAATTGATCAAGAAGCAAAAATATCGGACAAACTAACAGATGCGAGGTTGGCGCTAGACATGAGAATGATGGCTCAAACTACAACGGGTAAAGAGAGAACTTTAGAGGAGTTGGGACTTGTTCTTGGGAAGGTAGGATTTTGCAGGTGCAGGTCGAAATCCATTCGTGCTATGCAATCTGTAATTGAGGCATTTccttaa